In Channa argus isolate prfri chromosome 23, Channa argus male v1.0, whole genome shotgun sequence, the following are encoded in one genomic region:
- the rlig1 gene encoding RNA ligase 1 isoform X2, with amino-acid sequence MRRPGSVQQKIPCVFLTEVKEEQSRKRDCQFQVVATENVNPLALEADIDCALATEKLDGTCCYVTVYKGQPHLWARLDRKPNKQAEKRFKKYQHSHRSCKGFTWNVEEDFKTVPETWIPAHRVKHHGGHPVPDEHGHIPGWVPVEKDNKQYCWHSSVVDHQAGAALVLRPNAEDEDLLEIAVVPLADLMEQTLELIGTNINGNPYGLGSKKQPVHFLVSHGSIRVRNPPPVALHQLRSWFRESSEGRVEGIVWHCNDGTLIKVHRHHLGLTWPERETYFGERTVVVHVDGTAEEYVGQKDLFTSFSALNGRCFSRVQDVQLDL; translated from the exons ATGCGACGTCCGGGTTCGGTCCAGCAGAAGATACCGTGCGTGTTTCTGACAGAGGTGAAAGAAGAACAGTCTAGAAAGCGAGACTGTCAG TTCCAGGTGGTTGCCACTGAAAATGTGAACCCTCTGGCTCTGGAGGCTGACATCGACTGTGCACTCGCCACAGAAAAACTGGATGGAACCTGTTGTTACGTTACTGTTTACAAAG GGCAACCTCATCTCTGGGCTCGACTCGACAGGAAACCCAACAAACAGGCCGAGAAAAGGTTCAAAAAGTACCAGCATTCCCACAGGAGCTGCAAAG GCTTTACGTGGAACGTAGAGGAAGATTTTAAGACTGTACCAGAGACATGGATCCCTGCTCACAGAGTCAAACATCACGGCGGCCACCCGGTGCCTGATGAGCACGGACACATTCCAG gctggGTCCCCGTGGAGAAGGACAACAAGCAGTACTGTTGGCACTCGTCTGTGGTGGACCACCAAGCCGGGGCAGCTCTCGTTCTCAGGCCCAACGCTGAGGATGAAGACTTGCTGGAAATTGCTGTGGTTCCACTGGCAGACCTCATGGAACAAACACTGGAACTCATTGGAACCAACATCAACGGGAACCCGTACG GTTTGGGAAGTAAGAAGCAGCCCGTCCACTTTCTGGTGTCACATGGGAGCATTAGAGTCAGGAACCCTCCACCCGTTGCCCTTCATCAGCTGCGTTCCTGGTTCCGGGAGTCCTCAGAGGGCCGAGTGGAGGGCATTGTCTGGCACTGTAATGACGGCACCCTGATCAAG GTTCATCGTCATCACCTGGGCCTCACGTGGCCGGAGAGGGAAACCTACTTCGGCGAGAGGACGGTGGTCGTTCACGTTGATGGCACAGCTGAGGAGTACGTCGGCCAAAAGGACTTGTTCACTTCCTTCTCGGCGTTAAACGGACGCTGCTTCAGCCGGGTTCAGGACGTCCAGTTGGACTTGTAA
- the lyve1b gene encoding lymphatic vessel endothelial hyaluronic receptor 1b isoform X1 translates to MARSGILITFLLLFAAACLLTCESTLGKVPPNHSVAGVFMLIDGGDYTMNFTAAAAACLVLNVTMATKAQLERAVQLGLETCKYGWIQEKVAAIPRLKSDNNCGRGGTGVVTWATSESKAFAVFCFNASDLETTPKASTAHPQSSTSSTQTPTPTTALTESAASSQASASTITRTTKAPDPTSVPSALTPQVKTTPPALVSSTSPPLPPLSTRTPTPRSQPATSNPTVVAFTFSTVVHDANVTASTELPQTVSSAKPSPAALRTGLITLGIILLLLTAAGAALYHKLSRNTSTCWYQRQQDDVETEMWKHSDSEMGLHSQHEEEESNWTFSSEIMLCVNPDIKANSSE, encoded by the exons TCCCTCCAAATCACAGCGTTGCTGGAGTCTTCATGCTCATTGACGGAGGAGACTACACCATGAACTTCACTGCCGCCGCAGCCGCCTGCCTGGTTCTGAAcgtcaccatggcaaccaaaGCCCAGCTGGAGCGAGCGGTGCAGCTGGGACTGGAAACGTGCAA atatGGCTGGATACAGGAAAAGGTCGCAGCCATCCCACGACTTAAATCTGACAATAACTGTGGACGGGGCGGAACTGGGGTGGTGACGTGGGCGACAAGTGAATCCAAGGCCTTTGCTGTGTTCTGCTTCAATGCATCAG ATTTAGAGACAACTCCAAAGGCATCGACAGCCCACCCACAAAGCTCCACGTCTTCCACCCAAACCCCGACACCCACCACAGCTCTCACGGAATCAGCAGCCAGCTCTCAGGCTTCAGCATCAACCATTACAAGAACAACTAAAGCCCCCGACCCGACGTCTGTCCCCTCAGCTCTCACTCCTCAGGTCAAGACAACACCGCCAGCTCTCGTCTCCTCCACATCACCTCCACTTCCGCCGCTCTCCACCCGTACACCTACACCTCGTTCTCAACCTGCCACGTCAAATCCCACCGTTGTCGCTTTTACCTTCTCCACCGTTGTTCATGACGCCAATGTGACAGCTTCCACTGAGCTGCCTCAGACTGTGAGCTCTGCAAAGCCTTCTCCAGCAG ctttaCGTACAGGGCTCATCACTCTTGGGATCATTCTCCTGCTTCTGACTGCAGCAGGTGCCGCGTTGTACCACAAACT AAGTAGGAATACTTCCACCTGTTGGTATCAGCGGCAGCAGGACGACGTAGAGACAGAAATGTGGAAACACTCTGACAGTGAGATGGGCCTGCACAGCCAACATGAGGAGGAAGAATCCAACTGGACATTCTCCAGTGAAATCATGCTCTGTGTGAACCCAGACATCAAAGCCAACTCCTCAGAGTAG
- the lyve1b gene encoding lymphatic vessel endothelial hyaluronic receptor 1b isoform X2: MLWLIACLLTCESTLGKVPPNHSVAGVFMLIDGGDYTMNFTAAAAACLVLNVTMATKAQLERAVQLGLETCKYGWIQEKVAAIPRLKSDNNCGRGGTGVVTWATSESKAFAVFCFNASDLETTPKASTAHPQSSTSSTQTPTPTTALTESAASSQASASTITRTTKAPDPTSVPSALTPQVKTTPPALVSSTSPPLPPLSTRTPTPRSQPATSNPTVVAFTFSTVVHDANVTASTELPQTVSSAKPSPAALRTGLITLGIILLLLTAAGAALYHKLSRNTSTCWYQRQQDDVETEMWKHSDSEMGLHSQHEEEESNWTFSSEIMLCVNPDIKANSSE, from the exons TCCCTCCAAATCACAGCGTTGCTGGAGTCTTCATGCTCATTGACGGAGGAGACTACACCATGAACTTCACTGCCGCCGCAGCCGCCTGCCTGGTTCTGAAcgtcaccatggcaaccaaaGCCCAGCTGGAGCGAGCGGTGCAGCTGGGACTGGAAACGTGCAA atatGGCTGGATACAGGAAAAGGTCGCAGCCATCCCACGACTTAAATCTGACAATAACTGTGGACGGGGCGGAACTGGGGTGGTGACGTGGGCGACAAGTGAATCCAAGGCCTTTGCTGTGTTCTGCTTCAATGCATCAG ATTTAGAGACAACTCCAAAGGCATCGACAGCCCACCCACAAAGCTCCACGTCTTCCACCCAAACCCCGACACCCACCACAGCTCTCACGGAATCAGCAGCCAGCTCTCAGGCTTCAGCATCAACCATTACAAGAACAACTAAAGCCCCCGACCCGACGTCTGTCCCCTCAGCTCTCACTCCTCAGGTCAAGACAACACCGCCAGCTCTCGTCTCCTCCACATCACCTCCACTTCCGCCGCTCTCCACCCGTACACCTACACCTCGTTCTCAACCTGCCACGTCAAATCCCACCGTTGTCGCTTTTACCTTCTCCACCGTTGTTCATGACGCCAATGTGACAGCTTCCACTGAGCTGCCTCAGACTGTGAGCTCTGCAAAGCCTTCTCCAGCAG ctttaCGTACAGGGCTCATCACTCTTGGGATCATTCTCCTGCTTCTGACTGCAGCAGGTGCCGCGTTGTACCACAAACT AAGTAGGAATACTTCCACCTGTTGGTATCAGCGGCAGCAGGACGACGTAGAGACAGAAATGTGGAAACACTCTGACAGTGAGATGGGCCTGCACAGCCAACATGAGGAGGAAGAATCCAACTGGACATTCTCCAGTGAAATCATGCTCTGTGTGAACCCAGACATCAAAGCCAACTCCTCAGAGTAG
- the rlig1 gene encoding RNA ligase 1 isoform X1, translated as MRRPGSVQQKIPCVFLTEVKEEQSRKRDCQQFQVVATENVNPLALEADIDCALATEKLDGTCCYVTVYKGQPHLWARLDRKPNKQAEKRFKKYQHSHRSCKGFTWNVEEDFKTVPETWIPAHRVKHHGGHPVPDEHGHIPGWVPVEKDNKQYCWHSSVVDHQAGAALVLRPNAEDEDLLEIAVVPLADLMEQTLELIGTNINGNPYGLGSKKQPVHFLVSHGSIRVRNPPPVALHQLRSWFRESSEGRVEGIVWHCNDGTLIKVHRHHLGLTWPERETYFGERTVVVHVDGTAEEYVGQKDLFTSFSALNGRCFSRVQDVQLDL; from the exons ATGCGACGTCCGGGTTCGGTCCAGCAGAAGATACCGTGCGTGTTTCTGACAGAGGTGAAAGAAGAACAGTCTAGAAAGCGAGACTGTCAG CAGTTCCAGGTGGTTGCCACTGAAAATGTGAACCCTCTGGCTCTGGAGGCTGACATCGACTGTGCACTCGCCACAGAAAAACTGGATGGAACCTGTTGTTACGTTACTGTTTACAAAG GGCAACCTCATCTCTGGGCTCGACTCGACAGGAAACCCAACAAACAGGCCGAGAAAAGGTTCAAAAAGTACCAGCATTCCCACAGGAGCTGCAAAG GCTTTACGTGGAACGTAGAGGAAGATTTTAAGACTGTACCAGAGACATGGATCCCTGCTCACAGAGTCAAACATCACGGCGGCCACCCGGTGCCTGATGAGCACGGACACATTCCAG gctggGTCCCCGTGGAGAAGGACAACAAGCAGTACTGTTGGCACTCGTCTGTGGTGGACCACCAAGCCGGGGCAGCTCTCGTTCTCAGGCCCAACGCTGAGGATGAAGACTTGCTGGAAATTGCTGTGGTTCCACTGGCAGACCTCATGGAACAAACACTGGAACTCATTGGAACCAACATCAACGGGAACCCGTACG GTTTGGGAAGTAAGAAGCAGCCCGTCCACTTTCTGGTGTCACATGGGAGCATTAGAGTCAGGAACCCTCCACCCGTTGCCCTTCATCAGCTGCGTTCCTGGTTCCGGGAGTCCTCAGAGGGCCGAGTGGAGGGCATTGTCTGGCACTGTAATGACGGCACCCTGATCAAG GTTCATCGTCATCACCTGGGCCTCACGTGGCCGGAGAGGGAAACCTACTTCGGCGAGAGGACGGTGGTCGTTCACGTTGATGGCACAGCTGAGGAGTACGTCGGCCAAAAGGACTTGTTCACTTCCTTCTCGGCGTTAAACGGACGCTGCTTCAGCCGGGTTCAGGACGTCCAGTTGGACTTGTAA